Sequence from the Parvicella tangerina genome:
CAGTGATAAGATTGTCTCGTTACACTGGTCTTCACGCTTGCCCACCGCAATTCAAAGAATGTAGGCGGGTTAGAAGACCTCTTCTAAGTAAATACTAGAGTAGTACACTACCCTATTGCCTCAATACGCATTGCGTTATTGGTAGCCAGTTCATACAATTGTCCGTTGATCTCCTGAAAGAAAACGATACCAACTGCACTGATCACTGCTACAGTAGGTGGTAATACCGAAGTAAAACCTAAGTCTACCGTGAGCGTGGTGTCACTTCCCACCGTACCTCCCAATGCAATAGGAGTACTAAAAGCGATCCCATTCGTTTCGTTTTCATTTGGATTCACCGGCTCAAAGCTCTTGCTTGAGTTATCGTATGCGTAGTCGCTCAACACCGTTGTGGCCAAAACCAACTGAAAGTGTGTTGCTCCTTCGGGCGCATTCATAAAGCTATCCATGTTAAAATCTGGAACTGTCCACGTAGCAATACTCCTGTTTGCATCCCTCCGCTCCCGCGCGAATCCTTCGCGTGGCCCGCAGACTTCGGTCTTCCATGATGCACAACCGATGTTTGATCTCCAAAATTTTCCCTAATTTTGAACCTAATTAGTGAACATTGTTTGAAGACTCATATAATAGAGCTATGGAGAAACTTATTTTGACAACATTGATTCTATTGGGGTGGTCTGTTAGGATTAATGCTCAGGTTACATACATTCCTGATCCGAATTTTGAACAAGCATTAATTAATTATGGATTAGATAATGGTACGATAGATGGACAAGTAGCTACAGTAAGTATTGATACTGTTACGATACTGAATGTGAACAACTATGGTATTGCTGATATGACAGGTGTTGAAGACTTTGTTTCACTAAGAAAGCTTTGGAGTGTGAACAATAGCTTCACAGGCATCGATGTCTCAAATTTAGTAAACTTAGAATGGCTAAGTTTGGGCAATGGTAATTTGTCGAGTTTGGATGTGTCAAATAATCCCAATTTAGAAGTACTAGAATGTGCCATTAGTAACCTTTCCGCTCTTGATTTATCAGCTAACACATCGCTTAAAATACTACAGTGTTTCTCCAATAACATTTCTTATTTAGACCTAAGTAATTGTCCTGACATCCAGCAGATTAAATGCAATTTGAATGATCTGGATAGTATAAGTTTTAACCAAAACATCATGTTATCAGAACTTTATTGTGGGGACAATAATTTGACACAAATTAATCTAAGTCAAACTCCTAACTTAATGATTCTTGATTTAAGTGGAAATTTACTTTCAACAATAGATGTGTCTTATTGTCAAAATTTAGAAACATTTTCAATAACAGGTACCAATTTAACAGAACTGGATCTTAGTCAAAATCCGAACTTAGTAATGGTAAACTGTAGTTACTCTGACCTCGTTTGTCTTAATGTAAAGAATGGGAATAACTCATCCATCACATCATTTTCTGCAGAAAACAATTCTAACCTTGCCTGCATAGAAGTAAATGACGTAAACTGGGCAACGAATAATTGGACAATAGATGCTACGGCATCATTTAATACTTACTGTAATAATTCTTGTTCTTTAGGAGTTCATTCTGTTAAGATGTTTAATGTGGATGTTTTTCCTAATCCAACTCAAAATTATCTCAATCTACAATTGGATAGGCTTGCTGAGAGAGTTGAAATTTCCATTCTAAATTATTTAGGTCAAACATTGGAAAGTAGTGTTTACTCTAATACCTCGGAATTGACTCTAAGTATGCCTTTAAATGCTGGAGTGTATTTTTTAAAAATAGCATTGAATGAAGATGAAATGCAACTTATTAGGGTTTTGAAAGAGTAGGGTGTAGCCCCCCGAGCTCCCGCACATCCGAAACTTCGGATGCATCGCGTGATATTCACACAACAAAACAACCCCACTGACCTGTCCCGAATTGTACAACTTCGGGGTCGGATATCAGTAAGATTGTCTCGTTACACTGGTCTTCACGCTTGCCCACCGCAATTCAAAGAATGTAGGCGGGTTAGAAGACCTCTTCTAAGAAAATTCTAGAGTAGTACACTACCCTATTGCTTCAATACGCATTGCGTTATTGGTAGCCAGTTCATACAGTTGTCCGTTGATCTCCTGAAAGAAAACGATACCAACTGCACTGATCACTGCTACAGTAGGTGGTAATACCGAAGTAAAACCTAAGTCTACCGTGAGCGTGGTGTCACTTCCCACCGTACCTCCCAATGCAATAGGAGTACTAAAAGCGATCCCATTCGTTTCGTTTTCATTTGGATTCACCGGCTCAAAGCTCTTGCTTGAGTTATCGTATGCGTAGTCGCTCAACACCGTTGTGGCCAAAACCAACTGAAAGTGTGTTGCTCCTTCGGGCGCATTCATAAAGCTATCCATGTTAAAATCTGGAACTGTCCACGTTGCAATACTCCTGTTCGCATCAAGTACGGGTGCATTGTACGGTGCGTAAAAGATCGCTCCCAAAGGAGATAGCTTGTTAAACTCAAACCCTTCCAGTATGCTCGAGTAAGTCAAGATCTCGAAAGATCGTTTACCCCTCTGTCCACTACCAAACGAGTTGATCTTTTTCATCAAGCCAGTGATCCTTCCCACTATTCCACTTCCACCCATACTCTTGATGATGTTGGCAAACCCCGTTCTCAGAGCCTTTCCAACTTTCGCAGAACCTCCAAATTCAGCCATGTTTTCTCGCGTACGCTTAAATGCAGGGTCTTTCGCGATTCGCTCTTTGTCAACACCACCGGTAGTTCTTACGATGTTTTGTCCATTCTTTTCATAAAAGGTCAGTCCTCCCAACGAACCTTTTAGCTTAATAAAGCCTTTTTGCTTAGCCATAATTTCTAAGTTTTTTGAGGAATCTTGATTACCACCTCTACGCTAACGTCAAACGTCATTGCGAGGAACGAAGCAATCTCATACTCCTCTGATTAATAATTAATTTACTTGTAGTCTATTTAAACAGCATCAAACAGCCAGGATTAGGTATCTAGAATCCAAAGTCTAGCGTCAAGCGTCTAAATCTTAGAAAGGTCTCGGGAAGATTGTGTGTAACTACTTTGTTATATGCCAAACCAATGCCAAGGTTCAGCCCAAAACAGCCCTAAATGAGGTAACGGTCAGTTTCTTACGTAAGTGGTTGAGGCTTAACATTTATTAACTAAAAACCTCCTGTGTCGAATAATCGAAAAGGAGGTTTTACAATAAGTTATTTAAAGTTATTAAGGTCGATCATACTTGCAACAACCCGGCAAAGCATTGTAAACAGCATCATCTGCTTTATGTGTTTCGGTATCATATCCCACAGATGCAATCTTGTCTTTCATTTGGTCCTCGTTGATAATATCCGAATCAAAATTGATCGTGATCATTTTGGATTCTTTGTTCCAATTCACTGAACCAATGCCGTCTTGTCCGATCAAAGAACCTTCAATAGTTTCTTTACACATGCCACAATTACCATAGACTTTGAATGTAGTGTTATCTTTAAGAGGCTCAATGCTTACTTCTGCGGTAGTGTTTCCTCCTTCTACCAGATGTTGATTCATCATGCTGGCTTGATTATTCAATTGGGCGGATGCATCGATGACAAACGCTCCGTTGGTTACAACTTCATCACCAGTCTTCAACCCCGAAATAACAAGATATGAATCGCCCACTGTCTCCCCTATCTCAATAGCTCTATATTCAAATGAAGGAGTACTTTGGTCTTTCAGTTTCAGGTAGACAACCGACCTTTTACCAGTCCATAATACAGCTGATTTAGGGACTAACAGCTGACTATTAGAGTTAGTAATTCCTTCTACATACCCGTTAATAAACATCTCAGGTTTCAGTTTGGCATTCCCATTAGACACATTGGCTCTCACCGCTATAGTTCTGGTCGCTGGATCGATTACAGGATCAATGAAACTGATCTTTGCAACAAATTTCTCGTTAGGATAGCTAGTTGTCGTAAAGCTAATTTCATCACCGATATTTACATGCGCTAGATCTGTTTCATAAATATCAAATACCGCCCAAACCTTTGTAAGACTCTGTACATCAAACAAGACTTCTCCTTCCTTGATGTAATCGCCTACTGATACTTTCTTAGTCTTTACAACTCCAGAAAATTCAGCGTAGATATCAAAGGTTTCAATTGCACTGGACGATGTAAGAATTGTTTCTATTTGAGCATTACTTAACTTCCAGTATTTTAACTTATTATAAGCTGCCTCATAAAGCTTTGGATTAGATTGTTTCGTTTGATTGGCTTCTAGTAATTCTTGTTGTGCTGCAATCAATTTCGGTGAATATATAGAAGCTATCTTCTGTCCTTTAGATACATTCTCACCTGTATAGGAGATATATAATTTCTCTATTCTTCCCGGGAGATTACTTACTAAGCTCGAAGATACAGTTT
This genomic interval carries:
- a CDS encoding efflux RND transporter periplasmic adaptor subunit, coding for MKNYIIYASLLVVGLAAGYFLFGTKGTSQEEEKTHDHSEHSEQIWTCSMHPQIRQPEPGDCPICGMDLIPLEENANEDPLVFTMSEEAVKISNIQTTKIGASNTSEKGLAISGKIKADETVSSSLVSNLPGRIEKLYISYTGENVSKGQKIASIYSPKLIAAQQELLEANQTKQSNPKLYEAAYNKLKYWKLSNAQIETILTSSSAIETFDIYAEFSGVVKTKKVSVGDYIKEGEVLFDVQSLTKVWAVFDIYETDLAHVNIGDEISFTTTSYPNEKFVAKISFIDPVIDPATRTIAVRANVSNGNAKLKPEMFINGYVEGITNSNSQLLVPKSAVLWTGKRSVVYLKLKDQSTPSFEYRAIEIGETVGDSYLVISGLKTGDEVVTNGAFVIDASAQLNNQASMMNQHLVEGGNTTAEVSIEPLKDNTTFKVYGNCGMCKETIEGSLIGQDGIGSVNWNKESKMITINFDSDIINEDQMKDKIASVGYDTETHKADDAVYNALPGCCKYDRP
- a CDS encoding leucine-rich repeat domain-containing protein, producing MEKLILTTLILLGWSVRINAQVTYIPDPNFEQALINYGLDNGTIDGQVATVSIDTVTILNVNNYGIADMTGVEDFVSLRKLWSVNNSFTGIDVSNLVNLEWLSLGNGNLSSLDVSNNPNLEVLECAISNLSALDLSANTSLKILQCFSNNISYLDLSNCPDIQQIKCNLNDLDSISFNQNIMLSELYCGDNNLTQINLSQTPNLMILDLSGNLLSTIDVSYCQNLETFSITGTNLTELDLSQNPNLVMVNCSYSDLVCLNVKNGNNSSITSFSAENNSNLACIEVNDVNWATNNWTIDATASFNTYCNNSCSLGVHSVKMFNVDVFPNPTQNYLNLQLDRLAERVEISILNYLGQTLESSVYSNTSELTLSMPLNAGVYFLKIALNEDEMQLIRVLKE